In Nitrospira sp., one DNA window encodes the following:
- a CDS encoding PAS domain-containing protein, with protein MADVTSQDKLAVVDAFVHRPDGHADQSLPRGGESDCPLVAIGGSAGSLEALQEFFHALPSPTGLSFVVVLHLSPTTPSSLPELLQHWTKLRVCVARHMQSVQPEHVYVIPPGRYLTCEKGYLLLGAHSATIPRRLTIDVFFRTLAESYGSRAAAIILSGADGDGSTGIQYVKAQGGLTLAQDPGTSVRPTMPQCAIASGTVDEILRPRQMPQRLLNHFGHPARGAGPRQVFGDEQADAAEDGELTSLLDASLSIIRERTGQDYARYRRGTLTRRLEHRMQLSGADHPSGYLSLLRGSQEETLALARDFLISVTHFFRDPEHFDAFAALLPELFRGKGPDDAIRVWVPGCATGEEAYSIAMLLIECAGRYDAPPALQIFGTDLDAEAIMVARSGLYPERMRDHLSPGRVQRFFAREKGGDRARRELREPVLFAVHDLLKDAPFARMDVVSCRNLLIYLTAEAQRHVLKTLRFSLRPGGLLFLGPAEKADKPLFVPLDAAHRLYRRAPGGSAVPRVMGANELLARSEELSSLGAGTSALLKASAREISPAWSADGGEPRRQPVGELSPADLRASHQELSVINQELRSATEELDINRQELQCINEELTVLNQQLSLSIDDVTRVNSDLKNFIDATDLGIIFLDRDLKIMRYTPAATRLFRLIPTDLGRPLADLRHNLRYDRLEQDVRTVLAEAVEVEREVADQQQRWFLARFIPYRTMDLQVSGVVLTFVEITRRKQAEEDLRASEAKYRTLFESIDVGFCIIEVLFDEDGRAADYRFLEANPAFINQTGLTDAVGKTIRELAPNHEQFWFDMYGKIALTGTPARFEHQAAALPLPRWYEVFAFRAGLPEQQRVAVLFRDIGERKRREAHSALLAEVAEDFNRLIAPDEVLHTVGKRLAACMGISGCLFKGTDEDKHDVTISYGWSNADIPILLGMCGLGDSASVEVALADRDEDALVVRDTGRHGRRDADHVARMNIGSFVVIPFPRLGRWSGSFSVTAVQPRDWQVDEIDLLRELSQRLFQRIERARAEAAMRKSEARLRAFVAATSEMVFIMNADWSQMLSVMGKDFVASTEQPRSDWMDAHIPDDDQAAVCDAIGAAIRSRRTFELEHRIRRLDGTIGWISSRAIPLVNRDGDIVEWFGTGSDITERKRAEAELNVRNRELERFNHVMVGRELRMQELKQEINTLYGLRGDPPPYKPAGEPEPSMPDGSDV; from the coding sequence ATGGCTGACGTGACCTCTCAGGACAAACTGGCGGTTGTAGACGCATTCGTTCACCGGCCTGACGGCCATGCCGACCAATCCCTCCCGCGAGGAGGGGAGTCCGACTGCCCGCTGGTCGCGATCGGAGGATCGGCCGGAAGCTTGGAAGCGCTGCAGGAATTTTTCCATGCGCTTCCCAGTCCGACTGGCTTGTCGTTTGTCGTGGTATTGCACTTGTCGCCGACCACACCGAGTTCCTTGCCGGAGTTGCTGCAACACTGGACGAAGTTGCGCGTCTGCGTCGCCCGCCACATGCAGTCTGTGCAGCCGGAACACGTGTACGTCATCCCGCCGGGCCGTTATCTGACCTGTGAGAAGGGGTATTTGTTGCTGGGAGCCCACAGCGCCACCATCCCACGCCGACTGACCATCGATGTTTTTTTTCGCACGCTCGCTGAGAGCTACGGTTCGCGCGCCGCCGCGATCATTCTCTCGGGCGCAGACGGGGATGGGTCGACGGGCATCCAATACGTGAAGGCGCAGGGAGGGTTGACCCTCGCGCAGGATCCCGGCACCTCGGTGCGACCCACGATGCCGCAATGCGCCATAGCCAGCGGAACCGTCGATGAGATTCTGCGCCCCCGACAGATGCCGCAGAGACTGTTGAACCATTTCGGCCATCCGGCGCGCGGCGCTGGTCCGCGGCAGGTGTTCGGCGACGAGCAGGCGGATGCGGCCGAAGATGGGGAACTGACTTCGTTGTTGGACGCATCGCTGAGCATCATTCGCGAACGAACCGGACAAGACTATGCTCGCTATCGGCGCGGGACGCTCACACGCCGACTCGAGCATCGTATGCAACTGAGCGGGGCGGACCACCCTTCCGGCTACCTCTCGCTGCTGCGGGGCAGCCAGGAAGAAACCCTGGCGCTGGCGCGTGATTTTCTCATCTCCGTCACGCACTTCTTCCGCGACCCCGAGCATTTCGACGCGTTTGCCGCGCTGCTGCCGGAACTGTTTCGCGGCAAAGGACCCGATGATGCCATACGGGTCTGGGTGCCGGGCTGCGCGACCGGCGAAGAGGCCTATTCGATCGCCATGTTGCTGATCGAATGTGCGGGTCGATATGACGCGCCGCCCGCGCTACAGATCTTCGGCACGGATCTGGATGCAGAGGCCATCATGGTGGCTCGGAGCGGTCTGTATCCTGAACGCATGCGCGATCATCTGTCTCCCGGTCGCGTGCAACGGTTTTTTGCCAGGGAAAAAGGCGGCGACCGCGCGCGACGGGAGTTGCGCGAACCGGTGTTGTTTGCCGTGCATGACTTGCTCAAAGATGCCCCATTCGCCCGCATGGATGTGGTCTCCTGCCGGAATCTGTTGATTTACCTGACGGCGGAGGCGCAACGGCACGTGCTGAAGACGCTGCGTTTTTCCCTGCGTCCGGGAGGTCTGTTGTTCCTTGGTCCGGCGGAGAAAGCCGATAAGCCGCTCTTCGTCCCGCTGGATGCCGCGCACCGACTCTATCGCCGTGCGCCTGGCGGCTCGGCAGTTCCTCGGGTCATGGGAGCCAACGAATTGCTTGCACGGTCCGAGGAACTCAGCTCGTTGGGAGCCGGGACGTCCGCCCTGCTCAAGGCATCGGCGAGGGAGATTTCGCCGGCTTGGTCGGCGGATGGCGGAGAGCCGCGCCGCCAACCTGTCGGCGAGCTGAGTCCGGCAGACCTTCGCGCGAGCCATCAGGAATTGTCGGTGATCAACCAGGAGCTGCGGTCGGCGACTGAGGAGCTGGATATCAACCGTCAGGAGCTGCAGTGCATCAACGAGGAACTGACGGTCCTCAACCAACAGCTCAGCCTGAGTATTGACGATGTCACGCGCGTCAATAGCGATCTCAAGAACTTCATCGATGCCACAGACCTGGGCATTATTTTCCTCGACCGTGACCTCAAGATCATGCGGTATACGCCGGCCGCCACCCGTTTGTTCAGACTCATTCCCACTGATCTGGGCCGGCCGTTGGCTGACCTGCGGCACAACCTCCGATACGACCGGCTTGAACAGGATGTGCGGACCGTGCTCGCCGAAGCCGTGGAAGTGGAGCGCGAAGTGGCCGATCAGCAGCAGCGATGGTTTCTCGCGCGGTTCATACCCTATCGCACGATGGATCTGCAGGTATCCGGTGTGGTGCTGACGTTCGTGGAGATTACCCGGCGCAAACAGGCGGAAGAAGACCTGCGGGCGTCGGAAGCCAAATACCGCACCCTGTTCGAGTCGATCGACGTCGGGTTTTGCATCATCGAGGTGCTGTTCGACGAAGATGGGCGCGCCGCCGACTATCGGTTTCTGGAGGCCAATCCCGCCTTCATCAACCAAACGGGTCTGACGGATGCCGTCGGAAAAACCATCCGCGAACTTGCACCGAACCACGAACAATTCTGGTTCGATATGTACGGCAAGATTGCGTTGACGGGCACGCCCGCGCGTTTTGAGCATCAAGCCGCCGCGTTGCCATTGCCACGCTGGTATGAAGTCTTTGCGTTCCGGGCCGGCTTGCCGGAGCAACAACGAGTCGCCGTGTTGTTCAGAGATATCGGCGAGCGCAAACGCCGTGAAGCCCACAGTGCCTTGCTTGCCGAGGTTGCCGAAGATTTCAACCGGCTCATCGCTCCGGACGAGGTTCTACACACGGTCGGCAAGCGTCTCGCTGCCTGTATGGGAATTTCCGGTTGTCTGTTCAAGGGTACGGACGAAGACAAGCACGACGTGACCATCAGCTACGGCTGGTCGAATGCCGACATCCCGATCCTGCTGGGTATGTGCGGACTCGGCGATTCTGCGAGCGTGGAGGTTGCCCTTGCCGATCGCGACGAGGACGCGCTGGTCGTGCGGGACACCGGCCGCCACGGCCGCAGGGATGCGGACCATGTTGCACGCATGAACATCGGCTCGTTTGTGGTGATCCCATTTCCTCGTCTTGGTCGATGGAGCGGGTCTTTCTCCGTCACGGCGGTCCAGCCGCGCGACTGGCAGGTGGACGAAATCGACCTGCTACGCGAACTCTCGCAACGCCTGTTTCAGCGCATCGAACGCGCCCGGGCCGAGGCCGCCATGCGGAAATCGGAGGCGCGTCTGCGGGCGTTCGTGGCGGCCACCTCCGAAATGGTGTTTATCATGAATGCGGATTGGAGTCAGATGCTGAGCGTGATGGGAAAAGACTTTGTCGCCAGTACCGAACAGCCGCGCAGCGACTGGATGGACGCTCATATTCCCGACGACGATCAGGCGGCGGTCTGCGATGCCATCGGCGCGGCGATTCGATCCAGACGCACGTTTGAATTGGAGCATCGGATTCGCCGGTTGGACGGTACCATCGGCTGGATCTCTTCGCGTGCGATACCGCTGGTCAATCGGGACGGTGACATCGTTGAATGGTTCGGCACGGGAAGCGATATCACGGAGCGTAAACGGGCGGAGGCCGAGCTCAATGTGCGCAACCGCGAACTGGAGCGGTTCAACCATGTCATGGTGGGACGCGAGCTGCGCATGCAGGAGCTGAAGCAGGAAATCAATACGCTCTATGGGCTGCGCGGCGATCCTCCACCGTACAAGCCCGCCGGCGAGCCGGAGCCGTCCATGCCGGATGGTAGCGACGTATGA
- a CDS encoding chemotaxis protein CheB produces the protein MRYPNGAQNQTSRHFSARPSPAPSLINEQRIIRDVIVLGASAGGIEVLRRVLCELPTDLPAIIGIVLHRPPNPSRLVQVLGMRAGMEVVEGCDHARLNRGCIVVAPPDHHLEFGSRRMVVRRGPKEHSARPAIDPLFRSASHAFGRRVVGMLLSGGGDDGVSGLILIKRNGGISLAQDPTDADMPFLPMNAVRYDHPDGVLPTRIIASTLIALVDGQTIEC, from the coding sequence ATGCGATATCCTAACGGGGCACAGAACCAGACTTCGCGCCATTTCTCCGCCCGCCCCTCGCCAGCCCCGTCCCTCATCAATGAGCAACGCATCATTCGGGACGTCATCGTGCTCGGGGCCTCCGCCGGAGGCATCGAAGTGCTGCGGCGCGTGCTCTGCGAATTGCCCACGGATCTGCCGGCGATCATCGGCATTGTGTTGCATCGCCCTCCGAACCCCAGCCGATTGGTGCAGGTGCTCGGGATGCGCGCCGGCATGGAGGTCGTGGAGGGCTGCGACCATGCGCGCCTCAATCGAGGGTGTATCGTCGTCGCCCCTCCTGATCATCATCTCGAGTTCGGGTCCCGGCGCATGGTCGTGCGCCGTGGTCCGAAGGAACATAGCGCCAGACCGGCTATCGACCCGCTGTTTCGATCCGCCTCCCACGCCTTCGGACGGCGGGTGGTCGGGATGCTGCTGAGCGGCGGAGGCGACGACGGAGTCAGCGGATTGATCCTGATCAAACGGAATGGTGGTATTTCCCTGGCGCAAGATCCCACGGACGCGGACATGCCGTTCCTGCCTATGAACGCGGTGCGCTACGACCATCCAGACGGCGTCCTGCCGACACGCATCATCGCCTCGACATTGATCGCATTGGTCGACGGACAGACCATCGAATGCTGA
- a CDS encoding response regulator: MKSAAGTKDRDWLIGGGEMGARTRAFDWSTTPLGPMDRWPQSLKTAVSIMLGCQYPLLIWWGDELIHFYNDAYLPVLGKRHPGALGQPAPVVWSEAWPLVGPQADAVMREGRSHWNEELLIVMTRNGYQEEVYMTFSYGPILDDRGQVGGVFCACTEETSRVLGRRRLATLRALADRSYQAKSADEACAIAAGELIRNPHDVPCALWYLLEPDGTSARLAGQVGLPAGHAAAPQVIELGSSDSPWPLHQVMNSKQPLLVDRLPPRVGLLPGGPWPEPAQRALVLPMIKAGQQQLAGWFIAGLSPRLELDDSYRGFLDLLARQAGTAVANASAYAEERQRAEALEELDRAKTVFFSNVSHEFRTPLTLMLGPLEEALSSESRVPANVREELTVAHRNGLRLLKLVNTLLDFSRIESGRIDASYEPVDFAGFTAELASNFRSAVERAGMTLSIECPRLAEPVWLDREMWEKVVLNLLSNALKFTFDGDIAVRTSLGESHAELVVNDSGTGISESNLPRIFERFHRIRGARSRTHEGSGIGLALVQELVKLHGGTIGVASRVGVGTIFTVRIPRGKAHLPPDRIAAPRLLASTGLGAGPFVEEALRWLPAEASPGSSSEPDSKPTDSAHPRPAIYGGSILLADDNADMRDYVTRLLSGQYSIQAVVDGTSALRAALAHPPDLVLADIMMPGMDGLELLRALRAEPSTRHIPIILLSARAGEESKVQGLDAGADDYLVKPFAARELFARVKAHLELAGARRAELDRANTVIRDGRQAALNILEDAVQARDRIEELHRDLQHAVIARRQAESALQARDAQCAPDQRGLRRLHDVQTKIATERDLHTAFDEILSAACDLTGTPRGCLQVVSDDGVRLDLVAWRGYAEDNPYLEYLRYQGAKLACDRLPEQRVRIMVDDIDELASPADRKGCDIALAEQIRAMQSTPLINHKGDPVGLLSTQFDRPHQPTDDELKLLDLLAWMAATIIERDRDVCDLTRPQSTGV, encoded by the coding sequence GTGAAATCGGCGGCAGGTACCAAGGACCGCGACTGGCTGATCGGCGGCGGCGAAATGGGGGCTCGCACGCGCGCGTTCGATTGGTCAACGACCCCGCTCGGGCCGATGGACCGGTGGCCGCAATCGCTCAAGACTGCCGTCTCGATTATGCTGGGATGCCAGTATCCGCTGCTCATTTGGTGGGGGGATGAGCTGATTCATTTCTACAATGATGCCTATCTGCCGGTGCTGGGGAAGCGCCATCCCGGTGCCTTGGGGCAGCCGGCCCCGGTGGTCTGGTCCGAGGCCTGGCCCTTGGTGGGGCCTCAGGCCGATGCGGTAATGCGGGAAGGCCGCTCGCATTGGAATGAAGAACTCCTCATCGTCATGACGCGCAACGGATATCAGGAAGAGGTCTACATGACCTTTTCCTACGGGCCGATTTTGGATGATCGAGGACAGGTCGGTGGCGTCTTTTGCGCCTGCACCGAAGAAACGTCGCGGGTCTTGGGCCGGCGGCGGTTGGCGACGCTCCGGGCGCTGGCCGACCGATCGTATCAGGCCAAGTCGGCTGACGAGGCCTGTGCGATCGCGGCTGGCGAACTCATCAGGAACCCGCATGACGTGCCCTGCGCTCTCTGGTATCTGCTGGAGCCAGATGGGACGAGCGCGCGACTGGCGGGACAGGTCGGCCTGCCGGCCGGCCATGCCGCCGCTCCGCAAGTCATCGAGCTCGGCTCGTCGGACAGCCCCTGGCCGCTCCATCAGGTGATGAACAGCAAGCAGCCGCTGTTGGTCGATCGGCTGCCGCCTCGTGTCGGGTTGCTTCCGGGGGGGCCCTGGCCTGAACCAGCGCAGCGTGCGTTGGTCTTGCCGATGATCAAGGCCGGTCAACAACAGTTGGCTGGATGGTTTATCGCCGGTCTCAGCCCTCGCCTCGAGTTGGACGACAGCTATCGCGGGTTTCTAGACCTGCTTGCCAGGCAGGCCGGCACCGCAGTCGCCAACGCGAGCGCATACGCTGAGGAACGCCAGCGGGCAGAAGCGCTGGAAGAATTGGATCGGGCCAAGACCGTCTTTTTTTCAAACGTCAGTCATGAGTTCAGGACACCGTTGACGCTCATGCTTGGACCGTTGGAAGAGGCCTTGAGTTCCGAAAGCCGCGTGCCCGCGAACGTCCGGGAGGAATTGACGGTCGCGCACCGCAACGGGCTGAGGTTGCTCAAACTGGTGAATACGCTGCTGGATTTTTCCCGGATCGAGTCGGGCCGCATAGACGCCTCGTATGAACCGGTGGACTTTGCCGGCTTCACGGCGGAGCTCGCAAGCAACTTTCGCTCGGCCGTCGAGCGCGCGGGGATGACGTTGTCCATCGAGTGCCCTAGGCTCGCCGAGCCGGTCTGGCTGGACCGTGAGATGTGGGAGAAGGTTGTCCTGAACCTTCTCTCGAACGCGTTGAAGTTTACCTTCGACGGCGACATTGCCGTCCGGACCTCGCTGGGGGAGTCCCATGCTGAACTCGTGGTCAACGACAGTGGAACAGGCATCTCGGAGAGCAATCTTCCCCGGATCTTCGAACGCTTTCATCGTATTCGCGGCGCGCGATCTCGTACGCATGAAGGATCGGGCATCGGCCTGGCGCTTGTGCAGGAGCTGGTCAAACTGCATGGGGGCACCATCGGCGTGGCCAGCAGGGTGGGAGTCGGAACCATCTTTACCGTCCGTATCCCGCGCGGCAAGGCCCATCTTCCGCCGGATCGCATCGCCGCACCGCGCCTGTTGGCCTCGACCGGATTGGGTGCCGGGCCTTTTGTCGAAGAAGCGTTGCGCTGGCTGCCAGCGGAGGCCAGCCCCGGTTCATCGAGCGAACCGGACAGCAAGCCGACGGACTCGGCTCATCCGAGGCCGGCCATTTATGGAGGATCTATCCTTCTGGCCGATGACAATGCGGATATGCGGGACTACGTGACGCGTTTACTCTCCGGCCAGTACAGCATACAGGCGGTGGTGGACGGGACCTCTGCGCTGCGAGCCGCGCTGGCACATCCGCCCGACCTCGTGCTCGCCGATATCATGATGCCCGGCATGGACGGCTTGGAGCTGCTCCGCGCATTGCGGGCTGAACCGTCCACGCGACACATCCCGATCATTCTCCTGTCCGCACGCGCGGGGGAGGAGTCGAAGGTCCAAGGTCTCGACGCCGGTGCGGACGACTATCTCGTGAAGCCATTCGCTGCCCGCGAATTGTTTGCTCGTGTCAAGGCACATCTTGAACTTGCCGGCGCGCGGCGCGCGGAATTGGACCGGGCCAACACAGTCATTCGCGACGGGCGGCAGGCCGCGTTGAATATTCTTGAAGATGCCGTCCAGGCGCGTGATCGCATTGAGGAGCTGCACCGGGATCTGCAACACGCGGTCATCGCCCGCCGGCAGGCGGAATCCGCCCTTCAGGCACGCGACGCGCAATGTGCGCCCGACCAACGTGGCCTACGACGCCTTCACGATGTGCAGACAAAAATCGCGACGGAACGGGACCTGCACACCGCATTCGATGAAATACTCTCGGCCGCGTGCGATCTTACGGGAACACCTCGAGGCTGCCTCCAGGTCGTCAGTGACGACGGGGTACGGCTCGACTTGGTCGCATGGCGCGGGTATGCGGAGGACAATCCCTATCTCGAATATCTCCGGTATCAAGGTGCGAAGCTGGCTTGTGATCGTCTGCCTGAGCAGCGGGTCCGGATCATGGTTGACGACATTGACGAGTTGGCGTCGCCGGCTGACCGCAAGGGATGCGACATTGCGTTGGCCGAACAGATCCGGGCCATGCAATCCACTCCGTTGATCAACCACAAGGGCGACCCGGTCGGCCTGCTGAGCACACAGTTCGATCGGCCGCATCAACCGACTGACGACGAATTGAAACTGCTCGACCTGCTCGCGTGGATGGCGGCGACTATCATCGAGCGTGATCGGGATGTGTGTGACCTCACTCGGCCTCAATCAACCGGCGTCTAA